Proteins co-encoded in one Pelobates fuscus isolate aPelFus1 chromosome 5, aPelFus1.pri, whole genome shotgun sequence genomic window:
- the LOC134612036 gene encoding hydroxycarboxylic acid receptor 3-like yields MNSSCCAFEEPLLDQVLPPILLFVFILGMLGNSVGLWMICLEFKSWKPNSIYLFSLTIADFVVLLCVIFRADYYLKGKDWVYGDIFCRLLLFTFTSCRCAGVIFLMIIAIDRYFKILLPFHRINNITMKDAATICCMLWMCVFALSSYLLLDPHSFSVNNATQCESFNICPKIFSAAAWHDVFFIFMSILSLSVISYCTACITLHLKNNTIDTNGKVRRAVKFVLSIAVTFSICYLPSTMVRVYIWILKFQKKEECTHYKDSNLSFYITICFTYLYSMLNPIVYYFSSTSYSNIFHRLWNRFFKEQIVAAWQLCLSQK; encoded by the coding sequence ATGAATAGCAGCTGCTGTGCGTTTGAAGAACCATTGTTGGACCAAGTTTTACCTCCTATTCTCCTGTTTGTGTTCATACTGGGTATGCTTGGCAACTCTGTTGGATTGTGGATGATCTGCCTTGAGTTTAAATCCTGGAAGCCCAACTCCATCTATCTGTTTAGCTTGACAATTGCGGATTTTGTTGTGCTGCTCTGTGTGATATTCCGTGCCGACTATTACCTGAAAGGTAAAGATTGGGTCTACGGTGACATATTTTGCAGACTGCTgctttttacttttacttcttGCAGATGTGCTGGTGTGATCTTCCTGATGATAATTGCTATTGATCGCTACTTCAAAATTCTACTACCTTTCCACAGAATAAATAATATTACCATGAAGGATGCTGCTACTATCTGTTGTATGCTGTGGATGTGCGTGTTTGCACTCTCTTCCTACCTTCTACTGGATCCACATTCATTCAGTGTAAACAATGCGACACAATGTGAAAGCTTTAATATTTGCCCTAAAATATTTTCTGCTGCTGCCTGGCACGATGTTTTCTTTATATTCATGTCCATATTATCGCTCAGTGTTATCTCCTACTGCACAGCATGCATTacgttgcatttaaaaaacaacaccaTTGACACTAATGGAAAAGTGAGACGAGCTGTGAAGTTTGTTTTATCCATCGCTGTTACATTCTCAATTTGCTATTTACCCAGCACAATGGTCAGGGTCTATATTTGGATCCTGAAGTTTCAGAAGAAAGAAGAGTGCACACATTATAAAGACTCAAACCTTTCATTTTACATCACCATTTGTTTCACTTATTTATACAGCATGCTCAATCCCattgtatattatttttctaGCACATCATACAGTAATATTTTCCACAGATTATGGAATAGGTTTTTCAAGGAACAAATAGTGGCTGCATGGCAGTTATGTCTGTCACAGAAATAG